The following are encoded together in the Numida meleagris isolate 19003 breed g44 Domestic line chromosome 19, NumMel1.0, whole genome shotgun sequence genome:
- the KCNS1 gene encoding potassium voltage-gated channel subfamily S member 1 translates to MKIHSNVLHGRTHAYKHSGQVRCVGTPAVETPRSHFPPPTPKNEAQSRPLPHPHVHPIPRVPPSQPRCVSPAGGGAPALPIMVNKTLTYWGAAFEEDLININVGGLRRRLSPSALSKFPDTRLGRLLSCDSEESILQLCDDYDVSAREFYFDRNPGFFLYVLHFYQTGKLHVMEELCVFSFCQEIEYWGINEFFLDSCCSYRYHERKLEGRHHTWDEESEVSSVDTSPDEISDINHELLRYSTLRCGTARKRLWLTMENPGYSIPSKLFSFVSISVVLVSIATMCIHSMPEYQRVDESGAVLDEPVLHKLEYFCISWFTFEVSSRLLLSPNPKKFFKHPLNLIDIVSVLPFYFTLLVDVTAGSDSELGNLGKVVQVFRLMRIFRVLKLARHSTGLRSLGATLKHSYREVGILLLYLAVGVSVFSGVAYTAEKEEDVGFDTIPACWWWGTVSMTTVGYGDVVPVTVAGKLAASGCILGGILVVALPITIIFNKFSHFYRKQKALEAAVRNSEKKEPEEMDSERDSEVLSESSLGRGSPDRRSLTPGALSAP, encoded by the exons ATGAAAATACATAGTAATGTTTTACACGGCAGGACACACGCGTACAAACACAGCGGGCAGGTGCGTTGTGTTGGCACTCCTGCCGTGGAAACTCCCCGCTCTCATTTCCCCCCTCCAACACCAAAGAACGAAGCCCAGAgccgccccctcccccacccccacgTGCATCCCATTCCCCGCGTGCCCCCGTCCCAGCCCCGCTGCGTCTCCCCCGCAGGTGGAGGGGCTCCCGCTCTGCCGATCATGGTCAACAAGACCTTAACCTACTGGGGTGCCGCCTTCGAGGAGGACCTTATCAACATCAACGTGGGGGGGCTGCGGCGGCGGCTGAGCCCCAGCGCGCTCTCCAAGTTCCCCGACACGCGCCTGGGCCGCCTGCTGTCCTGCGACTCGGAGGAGTCCATCCTGCAGCTCTGCGATGACTACGACGTGAGCGCCCGGGAGTTCTACTTCGACCGCAACCCCGGCTTCTTCCTCTACGTGCTGCACTTCTACCAGACGGGCAAGCTGCACGTGATGGAGGAGCTGTGCGTCTTCTCCTTCTGCCAGGAGATCGAGTACTGGGGCATCAACGAGTTCTTCCTGGACTCGTGCTGCAGCTACCGCTACCACGAGCGCAAGCTGGAGGGCCGGCACCACACCTGGGACGAGGAGAGCGAGGTGAGCAGCGTGGACACGTCGCCCGACGAGATCTCGGACATCAACCACGAGCTGCTGCGGTACAGCACGCTGCGCTGCGGCACGGCACGCAAGCGGCTCTGGCTCACCATGGAGAACCCCGGCTACTCCATCCCCAGCAAGCTGTTCAGCTTCGTGTCCATCAGCGTGGTGCTGGTGTCCATCGCCACCATGTGCATCCACAGCATGCCCGAGTACCAGCGCGTGGATGAGAGCGGAGCCGTGCTCGACGAGCCCGTCCTGCACAAACTGGAGTACTTCTGCATCTCCTGGTTCACCTTCGAGGTGTCCTCCCGCCTCCTGCTCTCCCCCAACCCCAAGAAGTTCTTCAAGCACCCGCTCAACCTCATCGACATCGTCTCGGTGCTGCCCTTCTACTTCACGCTGCTGGTGGACGTGACGGCGGGCAGCGACTCGGAGCTGGGCAACCTGGGCAAAGTGGTGCAGGTCTTCCGGCTGATGCGCATCTTCCGCGTGCTGAAGCTGGCGCGGCATTCCACCGGGCTGCGGTCGCTGGGGGCCACCCTGAAG CACAGCTACCGGGAGGTGGGCATTCTGCTGCTCTACCTGGCTGTGGGGGTGTCTGTCTTCTCCGGCGTAGCCTACACCgcagagaaggaggaggacgTCGGCTTTGACACCATCCCGGCGTGCTGGTGGTGGGGCACGGTCAGCATGACCACGGTGGGGTACGGTGACGTGGTGCCCGTCACCGTGGCGGGGAAGCTGGCCGCCTCGGGCTGCATCCTGGGCGGCATCCTGGTCGTGGCACTGCCCATCACCATCATCTTCAACAAGTTCTCCCACTTCTACCGCAAGCAGAAGGCGCTGGAGGCTGCCGTGAGGAACAGTGAGAAGAAGGAGCCCGAGGAGATGGACAGCGAGCGGGACTCAGAGGTGCTGAGTGAGAGCTCCCTGGGGAGGGGCAGCCCCGACCGCCGCAGTCTCACCCCTGGTGCCCTCTCTGCTCCTTGA